A genomic segment from Candidatus Brocadia sinica JPN1 encodes:
- a CDS encoding DUF5647 family protein, whose protein sequence is MITKNKIIKKNLDLLNEFMKYAFEHPEVLDKIPPEAELVILPTNDPDLCAVNKKMADSLVKKGKKVVVVELEKPKTVIPKIELLAV, encoded by the coding sequence ATGATTACTAAGAATAAAATAATCAAAAAAAATCTTGATTTATTAAATGAATTTATGAAGTATGCCTTTGAACATCCAGAAGTATTGGATAAAATACCGCCTGAAGCCGAGCTTGTTATCTTACCAACAAACGACCCCGATCTTTGCGCTGTAAATAAGAAAATGGCTGACTCCCTCGTAAAAAAAGGGAAAAAGGTCGTCGTGGTCGAGCTTGAGAAACCAAAGACAGTCATACCCAAAATAGAACTGCTGGCAGTGTAA
- the gltX gene encoding glutamate--tRNA ligase, with protein MVRVRFAPSPTGLLHIGNARMAVFNWLFARRHKGAFILRIEDTDVARSEKKYTNQLVEDLHWLGLTWQEGPDVGGQYGPYLQSERLPVYHDICQKFLNEGLAYRCYCTPEELEERRQIARLTGKPPRYDNRCRTLTDKQKKTFETSGLSFTIRFKVPEELLVFDDLIRGTCQFDMSLVGDFVIMRSDGTPSFHFAVAVDDTLMQITHVIRGEDHLSNTPCHILLFHALNRKPPQFAHLSLTMGADRTLLSKRHGAFSLSEYRKLGYLPEVLLNYMILLGWAPRDKKEKFKIDDVTNTFEIGTMSKASSVFDQQKLDWLSGQYIREADLERLTNLAIPYLQAAGFISTDENKIDRAQLRLMVDAVRNNISCMSQIVQEADIFFKDAVVSEKHVEFLSSEISQSVLLSFYRELQKLDALSPEIFKEALTAVQKETKVNGKGLYMPVRIALTGREHGPELYGIANILGISMCNKRIERFLLVKK; from the coding sequence ATGGTACGTGTTCGTTTTGCGCCTTCGCCCACAGGTCTCTTACATATCGGGAATGCACGTATGGCCGTCTTCAACTGGTTATTTGCAAGACGGCATAAGGGCGCTTTTATCTTGAGGATTGAAGATACCGATGTTGCACGCTCAGAGAAAAAGTACACGAACCAACTCGTCGAAGACCTTCACTGGCTGGGATTGACCTGGCAGGAAGGGCCTGACGTAGGCGGCCAGTACGGTCCCTATTTACAGTCAGAACGTTTGCCTGTCTACCATGACATCTGCCAGAAATTTTTAAACGAAGGGCTTGCATATCGCTGCTATTGTACCCCTGAAGAATTAGAAGAACGAAGACAGATCGCCAGACTAACCGGAAAACCTCCACGGTACGACAATCGCTGCCGTACCCTAACGGACAAGCAAAAAAAGACATTTGAAACATCCGGGCTGAGTTTTACCATTCGGTTTAAAGTACCGGAAGAATTACTGGTATTCGATGACCTGATTCGGGGCACGTGTCAATTTGATATGAGCCTGGTTGGAGATTTTGTGATTATGCGGTCAGATGGAACACCATCGTTCCACTTTGCCGTTGCGGTGGATGACACCCTGATGCAAATTACCCACGTCATCCGTGGAGAAGACCATTTATCAAATACACCGTGTCATATATTGCTTTTTCATGCATTGAATCGAAAACCCCCGCAATTTGCCCATCTATCACTCACCATGGGTGCTGACCGCACCTTATTGAGTAAGCGACACGGGGCATTTTCACTTTCGGAATACCGCAAATTGGGCTATTTGCCGGAAGTGCTCCTCAACTATATGATACTTCTGGGGTGGGCGCCCAGAGACAAAAAGGAGAAGTTTAAGATCGACGATGTCACAAACACATTTGAAATAGGCACTATGAGTAAGGCGTCCTCTGTGTTCGATCAGCAAAAATTGGATTGGTTGAGCGGGCAATATATCCGTGAGGCAGATTTAGAAAGGCTTACAAACCTGGCGATACCTTACCTGCAAGCCGCTGGTTTCATTTCTACGGATGAAAATAAGATCGATAGAGCTCAATTGAGATTGATGGTAGATGCGGTGCGAAACAACATATCTTGTATGTCTCAAATTGTTCAGGAGGCAGATATCTTTTTCAAGGATGCTGTCGTTAGTGAAAAACATGTTGAATTTTTATCGTCAGAGATATCACAATCGGTACTCTTGTCCTTTTACCGGGAACTCCAAAAACTGGACGCCCTCTCTCCTGAAATTTTTAAAGAGGCGTTAACGGCTGTGCAAAAAGAAACAAAAGTAAATGGCAAAGGGCTTTATATGCCTGTCCGTATAGCCTTAACCGGCAGGGAACACGGACCGGAACTCTATGGTATTGCTAATATTTTGGGTATTAGTATGTGTAATAAAAGGATCGAACGGTTTCTTTTGGTGAAAAAGTAA
- a CDS encoding Uma2 family endonuclease, with the protein MAQIAAEKRTKKYTYEDYCKISDDKRYELINGELLMTPSPITRHQRISGKLEFILRRFLTENNLGELFDAPYDVYFDNENVVQPDLLFISKDRLHIIGEKNVQGAPDLVIEIISENSAYRDMVLKKKLYAKFGVKEYWIVIPEGEEIEIYTLKDNTYQLYKAYGKDSILESPLLKGLKIGLMDIFCA; encoded by the coding sequence ATGGCACAAATTGCTGCGGAGAAAAGAACAAAAAAATATACCTACGAGGATTATTGCAAAATCTCAGATGACAAGAGGTATGAACTTATCAATGGAGAATTACTTATGACACCATCTCCGATTACAAGACATCAAAGGATTTCTGGAAAACTTGAATTTATATTAAGAAGATTTTTAACAGAAAATAATCTTGGAGAACTCTTTGATGCGCCATATGATGTATATTTTGATAATGAAAATGTTGTTCAACCCGACTTACTATTCATCTCAAAGGACAGGCTCCATATTATCGGTGAAAAAAATGTCCAGGGTGCACCCGACCTCGTAATAGAAATAATTTCGGAGAATAGTGCATACAGGGACATGGTGCTGAAGAAAAAACTGTATGCAAAATTTGGTGTAAAGGAATACTGGATAGTAATTCCGGAAGGTGAGGAGATAGAGATTTACACCCTGAAGGATAATACTTATCAACTGTATAAGGCATATGGCAAAGACAGTATCCTCGAATCCCCCCTGCTAAAAGGCTTAAAAATAGGATTGATGGATATATTTTGTGCATAG
- the cysS gene encoding cysteine--tRNA ligase has product MTLKFYNSLTKQKEVFTPLHEGYVTMYVCGPTVYDHPHLGHAKSYVSFDVMVRYLRYLGYKVRYVQNITDVGHLTDNADTGEDKILKRAQREHIEPAELVEIYTRSYFEDMDKLNNVRPDISPRATAHIPEQIELVERLIEKGYAYVSNGSVYFDVRKFREYGKLSGRKQEELEAGARLEINPEKRNPSDFALWKKAAPGHIMRWKSPWGEGFPGWHLECSAMSMKYLGQTLDIHGGGLENTFPHHECEIAQSEAANELPFVRYWIHNNMVTVNGQKMGKSLGNFITLKDAFKSYHPLTIRFFILTTHYRSPLDYSNEALDAANKGLERMHNTVKNLRERLGYAKDDSTPDEIYEKLEQYKTKFLEAMNEDINTPGAIAVLFDLSKDVNTLLNSGQEISKKCLEDIDKLYQELGGNILGIIEPKLKTVTTTSTFSWQVEDKTTEDIMKVLIDTRNELRKAKQWQLSDFIRNKLSEIGIALDDKPDGTIWKKTK; this is encoded by the coding sequence ATGACACTAAAATTTTACAATTCATTAACGAAACAGAAGGAAGTTTTCACCCCTTTGCATGAAGGTTATGTTACTATGTATGTGTGTGGCCCTACGGTGTATGATCATCCTCATCTTGGACATGCCAAGAGTTACGTTAGTTTTGACGTGATGGTCCGTTATCTCCGATATCTGGGCTACAAAGTGCGTTATGTACAGAACATTACAGACGTTGGTCATCTGACAGACAACGCTGATACGGGTGAAGATAAGATACTGAAACGTGCGCAAAGAGAACATATAGAACCTGCCGAACTTGTCGAAATATACACGCGAAGCTATTTCGAAGACATGGATAAACTCAATAACGTACGACCCGATATCTCACCACGGGCAACGGCACATATCCCCGAACAAATTGAACTCGTGGAAAGGTTAATTGAGAAAGGGTATGCCTACGTATCAAATGGATCTGTGTACTTTGATGTCCGGAAGTTCAGGGAATATGGAAAACTCTCCGGGAGAAAGCAGGAGGAGCTTGAGGCTGGTGCCCGATTAGAAATCAATCCTGAAAAGAGAAACCCTTCCGATTTTGCGCTCTGGAAGAAGGCGGCGCCCGGCCACATCATGCGATGGAAAAGTCCATGGGGGGAAGGTTTTCCCGGATGGCATCTTGAGTGTTCTGCCATGTCCATGAAATACCTGGGGCAGACATTGGATATTCACGGCGGAGGACTGGAAAACACCTTCCCGCATCATGAATGTGAAATCGCACAGAGCGAGGCTGCAAACGAATTGCCTTTTGTACGATACTGGATTCACAATAACATGGTCACTGTAAATGGTCAAAAGATGGGAAAATCTCTGGGTAACTTTATTACCCTCAAGGATGCCTTTAAGAGTTACCACCCCTTAACGATACGGTTCTTTATCCTCACTACCCATTATCGCAGTCCTCTTGACTATAGTAATGAAGCGTTGGATGCGGCCAATAAAGGACTGGAGCGCATGCACAACACAGTCAAAAACCTGCGGGAGCGGTTAGGATATGCGAAGGACGATTCAACACCGGATGAAATTTACGAAAAATTGGAACAATATAAAACGAAGTTCCTTGAGGCGATGAACGAGGATATCAATACCCCCGGCGCTATTGCTGTACTTTTTGATCTATCAAAAGACGTAAATACCTTATTAAACTCTGGTCAGGAGATAAGCAAAAAATGTCTGGAAGACATTGATAAATTGTATCAGGAACTCGGTGGCAATATCCTGGGTATAATTGAGCCTAAACTTAAAACAGTGACTACAACCTCTACATTCAGTTGGCAAGTAGAAGATAAAACGACTGAAGACATCATGAAAGTTCTCATTGACACCCGCAATGAACTCAGGAAGGCAAAACAATGGCAATTATCTGACTTCATCCGCAATAAACTCTCAGAAATAGGCATTGCCCTCGATGATAAACCTGATGGCACTATATGGAAAAAAACAAAATGA
- a CDS encoding HD domain-containing protein, with translation MITLEQVKNHPDVKVYIKKANDFLGVIGYTEHGERHGNYVAKNARKILEELGYDANSCELAAIAGYIHDIGNVVSRHSHPEHSAHLASQFLKELHMPVEDRVLVMSAVGNHDEGACDIVSPVSAALIIADKSDVHRSRVRSLKEIKFDIHDRVNYAVTKSKLHMNAQNKTITLILDIDKEISDMVEYFEIFTARMVACRRAAKLLECTFDVKVNGSS, from the coding sequence ATGATTACACTGGAACAGGTGAAAAACCACCCGGACGTTAAAGTCTATATAAAAAAGGCAAATGATTTTCTGGGGGTAATCGGTTATACAGAGCACGGAGAACGTCATGGAAATTATGTGGCTAAGAATGCACGGAAGATTCTCGAAGAACTCGGATACGACGCAAACTCATGCGAACTTGCGGCTATTGCAGGATATATCCATGACATTGGAAACGTGGTGAGTCGCCATTCGCATCCTGAACACAGCGCCCACCTGGCGAGTCAATTCTTAAAGGAGTTACACATGCCTGTGGAAGACCGCGTTCTTGTTATGAGCGCGGTAGGAAATCATGATGAAGGCGCCTGTGATATTGTAAGCCCGGTGTCAGCAGCGCTCATCATTGCGGATAAATCCGATGTCCATCGGTCAAGGGTGAGAAGTCTAAAGGAAATTAAATTTGATATCCATGACCGGGTCAATTATGCCGTGACAAAATCCAAACTTCACATGAATGCGCAAAACAAGACAATTACTCTCATCCTCGATATTGACAAGGAAATTTCAGATATGGTGGAGTACTTTGAGATCTTTACCGCCCGCATGGTTGCCTGTCGTCGCGCCGCCAAACTTCTTGAGTGTACGTTTGACGTAAAGGTAAATGGTTCATCGTGA
- the rsmA gene encoding 16S rRNA (adenine(1518)-N(6)/adenine(1519)-N(6))-dimethyltransferase RsmA, which translates to MPQNEIDFIPHTPAVLKQIFSRRGITPSKRFGQNFLIDQNILLCIPDIADLKEDDVILEIGTGTGGLTRLLAARSRHVFTVEVDKKLFELSSDILKFYANITLVNTDVLKTKHELNPDIISLLLNWLKEHNQPRIKVVSNLPYNISTPVIINLLEGDLPVDLMVMMLQKEITERMTAIPGTREYGILSVITQLFSEVAVVKTLPPEVFWPRPEIHSALVKVVVHKEKYAGRITDYPFFRKIIYAIFTSRRKTLINSLENITLPKISREHLKGIIRDMQLDERIRGECLSVDQLIYLSDAIGKLKKLSDEVS; encoded by the coding sequence ATGCCACAAAACGAAATAGACTTTATTCCTCACACACCGGCCGTACTGAAGCAGATTTTCAGTCGCAGGGGAATTACCCCCAGCAAACGGTTTGGTCAAAATTTTCTCATTGATCAGAATATCCTCTTATGCATTCCCGATATTGCAGACCTGAAGGAAGATGACGTTATACTGGAGATAGGCACGGGAACAGGGGGGCTGACCAGGTTGTTGGCCGCAAGGTCCCGGCATGTATTTACCGTAGAGGTGGACAAAAAGTTATTTGAACTCTCATCTGACATACTAAAATTTTATGCAAATATTACCCTTGTTAATACCGATGTCTTAAAAACGAAACACGAACTGAATCCGGATATCATATCTTTGTTGCTCAATTGGCTAAAGGAGCACAATCAACCCCGAATAAAAGTAGTTTCCAATCTGCCATACAACATCAGCACACCCGTAATTATCAACCTCCTGGAAGGCGATCTACCTGTCGATTTGATGGTGATGATGCTTCAGAAGGAGATTACAGAGCGAATGACGGCAATTCCAGGCACACGGGAATATGGCATATTATCGGTAATTACCCAGTTGTTTTCAGAAGTAGCTGTCGTAAAGACTTTACCCCCGGAAGTATTCTGGCCAAGACCGGAGATTCATTCGGCTCTTGTTAAGGTAGTTGTCCACAAAGAGAAGTACGCAGGCAGAATAACAGACTATCCATTTTTCAGAAAGATCATTTACGCAATATTTACTTCCCGGCGGAAGACATTAATAAATAGTCTTGAAAATATAACCTTACCCAAAATTTCAAGAGAACACCTGAAGGGAATTATAAGAGATATGCAACTGGATGAACGAATAAGGGGGGAATGTTTAAGCGTTGATCAATTGATCTATCTTTCTGATGCCATTGGTAAGCTAAAAAAACTTTCTGATGAAGTTTCCTGA
- a CDS encoding cupin domain-containing protein, giving the protein MFIKDLQNCEEFVAGDNAILRELLHPDKEYVKLRYSLAHAVVKQGEISYRHKLKHSEVYYILEGKGMMYIDNESVEVRTGQAIYIPPNAIQCIKNIGHNDLKFLCIVDPAWRPEDEEVL; this is encoded by the coding sequence ATGTTTATAAAAGACTTGCAAAATTGTGAAGAGTTTGTAGCTGGGGACAATGCCATCCTTCGCGAACTTCTGCATCCGGATAAGGAGTATGTAAAGCTTCGCTACAGTTTAGCACATGCAGTTGTTAAGCAGGGCGAAATTTCATATAGGCACAAATTAAAGCACTCAGAGGTATATTACATCCTGGAAGGTAAGGGAATGATGTATATTGATAATGAGTCTGTAGAAGTTCGCACGGGCCAGGCCATTTATATCCCACCAAATGCAATACAGTGTATTAAAAATATTGGACATAACGATTTAAAATTCTTGTGTATCGTTGATCCAGCCTGGCGACCAGAAGATGAAGAGGTGCTATAA
- the pdxA gene encoding 4-hydroxythreonine-4-phosphate dehydrogenase PdxA has translation MKKNKKSKLLIGITMGDPCGIGPEIILKSLKSPAVRKIANYVIIGNKNVFEQAARTLKIPLKYRIISHISEIKDSKQPISLLSMDNFKSNLIKQKKATAEGGELSVQCVIRGINLAMSGHIDALVTAPICKEAIHLGGYGYPGHTEMLQIFSGVERVVMLMVGGKLRVAFVTTHIALKDVPQSITVKDVLGTIAISDNNLKQYFGLKKPRIAVCGLNPHAGEEGIFGDEERKVIIPAVEKAKKNGIQCDGPVSADTVYYKALKGVYDAVVAIYHDQGAIPLKLHAFETGVNITLGIPFVRTSPDHGTAYDIAGKGIADPHSMMEAIKMAVRMVRCS, from the coding sequence ATGAAAAAAAATAAAAAATCAAAATTACTGATCGGAATAACGATGGGTGATCCCTGTGGGATCGGACCAGAGATTATCTTAAAGTCGTTAAAATCCCCAGCCGTCAGAAAGATTGCCAATTATGTCATTATTGGCAATAAGAACGTGTTTGAGCAAGCGGCCAGGACTTTAAAAATACCCTTAAAATATCGAATAATTTCTCATATATCAGAAATTAAAGACTCAAAACAACCTATTTCACTGTTGTCCATGGATAATTTTAAGTCGAATCTCATAAAGCAGAAGAAGGCAACAGCAGAAGGTGGAGAATTGTCCGTTCAATGCGTGATCAGGGGAATTAATCTCGCCATGAGTGGACATATCGACGCCCTTGTTACTGCACCAATTTGCAAGGAGGCCATACATCTCGGGGGGTATGGCTACCCCGGTCATACAGAGATGCTCCAAATTTTTTCAGGCGTTGAGCGTGTTGTTATGCTGATGGTGGGTGGAAAGCTAAGGGTGGCCTTTGTTACCACACATATTGCCTTAAAAGACGTACCACAGTCGATTACCGTAAAAGACGTTCTGGGAACAATAGCCATTAGTGACAACAACCTCAAACAGTATTTTGGCCTAAAAAAGCCAAGAATCGCCGTCTGTGGTTTAAACCCACATGCAGGGGAGGAAGGTATATTTGGAGACGAGGAAAGGAAGGTTATTATCCCCGCAGTTGAAAAGGCAAAGAAAAATGGAATTCAATGTGATGGTCCAGTCTCAGCCGATACGGTATATTATAAGGCATTGAAGGGTGTTTATGATGCGGTTGTAGCCATCTATCACGACCAGGGTGCAATTCCTCTGAAATTGCATGCCTTTGAGACCGGGGTAAACATTACCCTGGGTATTCCCTTTGTCCGCACATCACCAGACCATGGCACTGCTTATGACATTGCGGGTAAGGGTATCGCCGATCCCCATTCCATGATGGAGGCCATAAAGATGGCAGTAAGAATGGTACGGTGCAGTTAA
- a CDS encoding riboflavin synthase, which produces MFTGIIEHLASVKNLSLKAGGGELFLDFSGFYDDLTLGESIAINGVCLTVKEISGKIVSFDVSSETLKKTTLGKLCYAESVNIERALRVGDRMGGHFVTGHVDGTGTIKGKKQSADQCTMSFSVEKKFTDIMIEKGSVAIDGISLTIVNLVDGAFSVALIPYTLSSTTLGFKKAGDPVNIEIDMMGKWIKRLLTNVQEKKGGITQEQLMEQGFL; this is translated from the coding sequence ATGTTTACCGGCATCATTGAGCATTTAGCATCAGTAAAAAACTTGTCTCTGAAGGCAGGGGGAGGCGAACTGTTTTTAGATTTTTCGGGCTTTTACGACGACCTTACGTTGGGAGAAAGTATTGCCATTAACGGGGTATGCCTTACGGTAAAAGAGATTTCGGGCAAGATTGTAAGTTTTGACGTCTCCAGTGAAACTCTGAAAAAAACCACACTAGGGAAATTATGTTACGCAGAAAGTGTCAATATTGAACGGGCATTAAGGGTGGGTGACAGAATGGGGGGGCACTTTGTCACAGGTCATGTGGACGGTACAGGCACAATAAAGGGGAAGAAACAATCTGCCGATCAATGTACCATGTCCTTTTCGGTCGAAAAAAAATTTACCGATATAATGATTGAAAAGGGTTCTGTTGCCATAGATGGTATCAGTCTTACGATCGTTAATCTTGTAGATGGCGCTTTTTCCGTGGCATTAATCCCTTATACATTATCCTCGACTACCCTGGGATTCAAGAAGGCAGGGGATCCGGTAAATATCGAGATCGACATGATGGGCAAGTGGATTAAAAGACTTCTGACAAATGTCCAGGAGAAAAAGGGCGGTATTACACAAGAGCAATTGATGGAACAAGGATTTCTATAA
- a CDS encoding phosphatidylserine decarboxylase family protein: MRIPLAKYGIRELMIFGIPCVVGIGVSIALFPWIVPVPLFFLAFLLNFFRDPNRETPQGLEFIIAPADGTVSHIVPVFEENYLKCNSTKISIFMSVLNVHVNRVPVHGRVEFIKHTKGKFLDARDDECFRSNENNLMGLSLTGSHTKIAVKQIAGKIAKRIVCACKVGDVFEKGQRFGMIKFGSRVEVFVPNSVQFEVMVRVGEKVTAGKTILGKIRNRN, encoded by the coding sequence ATGCGCATCCCATTGGCAAAATACGGAATTAGAGAGTTAATGATCTTTGGTATTCCCTGCGTTGTTGGAATAGGAGTCTCCATTGCATTATTTCCGTGGATTGTCCCTGTTCCGTTGTTTTTTTTAGCCTTCTTGCTGAATTTTTTCCGTGATCCGAATAGAGAGACCCCACAAGGCCTCGAATTCATAATCGCCCCTGCGGATGGAACCGTATCTCATATCGTACCGGTCTTTGAAGAAAATTACCTGAAATGCAATTCGACAAAGATCAGTATCTTTATGTCGGTATTGAATGTACATGTAAACCGCGTCCCTGTGCATGGCCGTGTCGAGTTTATAAAACATACAAAAGGCAAATTTCTGGATGCCAGGGACGACGAGTGTTTTAGGAGTAATGAAAATAATCTGATGGGTTTGTCTTTAACGGGAAGTCATACAAAGATCGCAGTAAAACAAATTGCGGGCAAAATCGCCAAACGCATCGTATGCGCCTGCAAAGTGGGAGATGTTTTTGAAAAGGGGCAGCGATTCGGCATGATCAAGTTTGGCTCACGGGTTGAGGTCTTTGTCCCAAATTCGGTTCAGTTTGAAGTGATGGTCAGGGTAGGGGAAAAAGTGACGGCAGGGAAGACGATACTTGGCAAGATCCGTAACAGGAATTAA
- a CDS encoding SBBP repeat-containing protein: MKRWNKIFFSGAIFVVAVFFLPFFQGKQEDIKKSSEAAFMQKTQRLQIPFIANEHQMDERVAFVTNAFWGSIFVTNDGELVYSLPQMHRKIPDEKWSKKLVLREEFIGGKVEKIKGEGKTATKVSYFKGKDPSKWKDNISTYDVVNLGEIYEGIGLRLKAFGNNVEKLFTVKPGANPNQIKVKLNGADAVRVNEEGQIEAETELGTVVFTKPVAYQEIRGERVVVDVEYHLLASEVSRQNTEADLSNPKSEIYNPKYKTDTDNGHGLRIYGFKVAAYDRAKELIIDPLLASTYLGGLDSDYGYSLAIDSDKNIFVAGYTMSSDFPTTAGVFDVSYSDSDIFVSKLNGDLTRLLASTYLGGVSEDYVRSIAIDSFKNIYVIGQTTSSDFPITSDAFDTSKSGFSDAFLAKLSGDLTCILASTYLGGSSDDHAHSIVLDPGGINIYVTGRTLSSNFPTIPGAYDTSFDDGDAFVSKLNWNLTHLLASTYLGGTDNDYGASIAIDSDRNICVSGETWSSDFPASIDAYDTSFNGGFGDVFVSKLDRNLTHLLASTYLGGTTDDSAHSITIDTHGNIYVTGQTESLDFPTTPGAYDTSFHNGDAFVSKLNWNLTRLLASTYLGGADDDVANSIAIGSGGSIYVAGYTGSSDFPTTPGSYTTSKGVFFDAFISKLSSDLTSLIASTYLGGYYRDIARSIALDPGGNIYVAGETRSSNFPTTPGSYDPSYNGDFNISYTYDAFVSKLDSNLSASFLMNMK, from the coding sequence ATGAAGCGGTGGAACAAAATCTTTTTCTCTGGAGCAATCTTTGTCGTGGCGGTGTTTTTTCTCCCGTTTTTTCAAGGTAAACAGGAGGATATCAAAAAATCATCAGAAGCGGCATTTATGCAAAAAACGCAAAGACTCCAAATTCCTTTCATTGCCAATGAACATCAGATGGATGAAAGAGTAGCGTTTGTTACCAATGCCTTTTGGGGGAGTATCTTTGTAACGAACGATGGAGAACTCGTTTATTCATTGCCACAAATGCATAGGAAAATCCCAGATGAGAAATGGTCAAAAAAACTGGTACTCAGAGAGGAATTTATCGGCGGGAAAGTGGAAAAAATAAAGGGAGAAGGAAAGACGGCAACGAAAGTGTCTTATTTTAAAGGGAAAGATCCGTCCAAATGGAAGGATAACATCTCAACATATGATGTTGTCAACCTTGGGGAGATATATGAAGGTATCGGTTTACGGCTGAAGGCGTTTGGAAATAATGTAGAAAAACTATTTACAGTAAAACCTGGCGCAAACCCGAACCAAATAAAGGTAAAACTGAACGGGGCAGATGCAGTAAGGGTGAATGAAGAGGGACAGATTGAGGCGGAGACAGAGTTAGGAACCGTTGTATTTACAAAACCGGTAGCCTATCAGGAGATACGTGGTGAGAGAGTTGTGGTCGATGTTGAGTATCATCTGCTGGCTTCTGAAGTCAGCAGGCAGAATACGGAAGCAGACCTCTCAAATCCGAAATCCGAAATTTACAATCCCAAATATAAAACGGACACGGATAACGGACATGGTTTGCGGATATACGGTTTCAAAGTAGCTGCTTATGACAGGGCAAAGGAACTCATCATTGATCCGCTTCTTGCCTCTACGTATTTAGGAGGACTTGACTCAGATTATGGCTATTCTCTGGCCATAGATTCAGACAAAAATATTTTTGTTGCCGGTTATACCATGTCTTCAGATTTTCCGACAACTGCAGGCGTTTTTGATGTTTCTTATAGTGACAGTGATATCTTTGTGTCAAAACTAAACGGAGATTTAACGCGTCTTCTTGCATCGACCTATTTAGGAGGGGTCTCCGAAGATTATGTGCGTTCCATAGCTATAGATTCATTTAAAAATATTTATGTGATCGGCCAAACTACATCATCGGATTTTCCCATTACCTCTGACGCTTTTGATACTTCGAAAAGTGGTTTTAGTGACGCCTTTCTGGCAAAGCTAAGCGGAGATTTGACCTGCATTCTTGCATCCACCTATTTAGGAGGGTCATCCGACGATCATGCTCATTCTATCGTTTTAGACCCTGGTGGAATTAATATCTATGTAACCGGCAGGACTTTATCGTCAAATTTTCCAACGATCCCCGGCGCTTATGATACCTCGTTTGATGATGGCGATGCCTTTGTATCAAAGCTCAATTGGAATTTAACCCACCTGCTTGCATCCACCTATTTGGGGGGAACTGATAATGACTATGGCGCCTCGATAGCCATAGACTCAGACAGGAATATCTGTGTGAGTGGTGAGACCTGGTCTTCTGACTTTCCTGCAAGTATTGACGCTTATGATACTTCATTTAATGGGGGTTTTGGCGACGTCTTTGTGTCAAAGTTAGATCGGAATTTAACGCATCTTCTTGCATCCACCTATCTGGGGGGAACCACTGATGATTCTGCTCATTCTATTACCATAGACACACACGGGAATATTTATGTAACCGGCCAAACTGAGTCATTAGACTTCCCAACAACACCTGGCGCTTATGATACCTCGTTTCATAATGGCGATGCCTTTGTATCAAAACTCAATTGGAATTTAACACGCCTTCTTGCATCCACATACCTGGGAGGAGCGGATGATGATGTGGCTAATTCTATAGCAATCGGATCAGGTGGGTCTATATACGTCGCAGGTTACACGGGATCGTCAGATTTTCCAACTACCCCTGGATCTTACACCACTTCGAAAGGTGTCTTTTTCGATGCCTTTATATCAAAGCTGAGCAGTGATTTAACAAGTCTCATTGCATCTACCTATTTGGGTGGATATTATAGAGACATCGCTCGCTCTATTGCCCTGGATCCGGGTGGAAATATTTATGTGGCAGGTGAGACCCGCTCATCAAATTTCCCGACAACTCCGGGTTCTTACGATCCTTCTTACAACGGCGATTTCAATATTTCTTATACGTATGACGCCTTTGTGTCAAAGCTTGATAGTAATCTTTCGGCATCATTTCTTATGAATATGAAATAA